From the genome of Nicotiana sylvestris chromosome 2, ASM39365v2, whole genome shotgun sequence, one region includes:
- the LOC104212191 gene encoding triacylglycerol lipase OBL1-like produces MMAAKAAYENKAYIQTVVKQHWKMDLLGSFDFWNDYEGKATTQALLLLHLEEQNFSIPMIGSQTLISLGSCGIFESSWVTEEPGMAQRYCTNR; encoded by the exons ATGATGGCTGCCAAAGCAGCTTACGAGAACAAAGCATATATTCAAACTGTGGTCAAACAACACTGGAAG ATGGATCTCTTGGGCTCCTTTGACTTCTGGAATG ATTATGAAGGAAAAGCTACAACACAAGCATTATTGTTGTTGCATTTAGAGGAACAGAATTTTTCAATTCCGATGATTGGATCTCAGACTTTGATCTCTCTTGGTTCATGCGGGATTTTTGAAAGCTCTTGGGTTACAGAAGAACCTGGGATGGCCCAAAGATATTGTACAAACAGATAA